Proteins encoded within one genomic window of Mycoplasma phocoenae:
- a CDS encoding nicotinate phosphoribosyltransferase, which produces MKLTDKTAIYFSKTKKIAEEKCSDKIITLQFFQRHENVVLCGINEVLDLLENNTDTSKYSIKYMPEGSIVRSKEVVLELEGPYHLFGIYEGLIDGILARQSSIATNARNIKIAAKNKHVVSMADRADHYRNQESDAYAIECGGIVDHATLLAAKHNIQHAFGSMPHALIQMCEGDLIKACEFYSELFPESDLVALVDFNNDVITDTLKVLNKFGSKLKAIRVDTSPNMKDKMFEEYEDEYGVNPEQIKRLKRALVARGGEHVKIIVSSGFNADKIHWFEQEKTPVDIYGVGAALLKINISFSADATKVNDKKIAKAGRFYSFNEKLITYN; this is translated from the coding sequence ATGAAATTAACTGATAAAACAGCCATTTATTTTTCGAAAACCAAAAAAATCGCTGAAGAAAAATGCAGTGATAAAATAATCACATTGCAATTTTTTCAACGTCATGAAAATGTAGTTTTGTGTGGAATCAACGAAGTATTAGATTTATTGGAAAATAATACTGACACCAGCAAATATTCAATAAAATATATGCCAGAAGGCTCAATAGTTCGAAGCAAAGAAGTCGTTTTAGAATTAGAAGGACCTTATCATTTATTTGGTATTTACGAAGGCTTAATTGATGGTATATTGGCTAGACAATCATCAATAGCTACTAACGCAAGGAATATTAAAATAGCTGCTAAAAACAAACACGTAGTATCGATGGCTGATAGAGCTGATCACTACAGAAATCAAGAATCCGATGCTTATGCAATTGAGTGCGGAGGAATTGTTGATCATGCAACATTATTAGCAGCTAAACACAATATTCAACACGCCTTTGGATCTATGCCACATGCATTGATTCAAATGTGCGAAGGTGATTTAATTAAAGCGTGTGAATTTTACAGTGAACTATTTCCTGAAAGTGATTTAGTTGCTTTAGTAGATTTTAATAATGATGTTATTACTGACACATTAAAAGTATTGAATAAATTTGGATCTAAATTAAAAGCAATAAGAGTGGATACTTCACCAAACATGAAAGATAAAATGTTTGAAGAATATGAAGATGAATATGGCGTTAACCCAGAACAAATCAAAAGACTGAAACGAGCATTGGTTGCGCGCGGCGGAGAACATGTAAAAATTATTGTTTCAAGTGGATTTAACGCGGATAAAATACATTGATTCGAACAAGAAAAAACCCCAGTTGATATATATGGAGTTGGCGCTGCATTGTTAAAAATTAATATAAGTTTCAGTGCTGATGCCACGAAAGTGAATGATAAAAAAATAGCTAAGGCTGGTCGATTTTACTCATTTAATGAAAAATTAATCACATACAATTAA
- a CDS encoding DUF4177 domain-containing protein, producing the protein MSDYSKASTYSVASQDDSLEYVVLQVTLKEKFWGTGSGNLSELEVAINEQCAKGYRLHTFSTASGASKGLLGGDRIQATLVFEKIK; encoded by the coding sequence ATGTCAGATTATTCTAAAGCTTCAACTTATTCAGTTGCATCACAAGATGATTCATTAGAATATGTAGTATTACAAGTTACATTGAAAGAAAAATTTTGAGGTACAGGTAGTGGAAACCTAAGTGAACTTGAAGTCGCAATAAATGAACAATGTGCTAAAGGATACAGATTACACACATTTTCAACGGCAAGCGGAGCAAGTAAAGGTCTTTTAGGTGGAGATAGAATCCAAGCCACTCTTGTATTCGAAAAAATCAAGTAA
- the thrS gene encoding threonine--tRNA ligase: MSNIDKEMKKTQLNHTTSHLLAAAVLKLYPTAKLAIGPAIEDGFYYDFEFEENVSQEDLKKIEKMMKELAKQNWEMVQVPASEYSFENQPYKKTLFDEFSKDGREITFYSLRHPKTNEVLFTDLCAGNHVDSIKEVKNFKLLSVAGAYWRGDSNNKMLTRIYGTSWETKEELANYLQILQERKERDHRRIGKDLNIFTSSLLAGQGFPIWLEDGMKIHNAIRDYVLKLDKMYGFKEVLTPHFGEKQLYEISGHWAHYQDTMFKPIEMDNELLVGRPMTCPHHIILFNSTRRSYRDLPIRYSEQSRLYRYEKSGALSGLERVRGMDLTEGHVFVRPDQIKDEFKHLYKMINEALKTFDIEVDHVSLSLRDPEDKEKFFDNDQMWNDAESSLRELLNEMNIEYKEFIGEAAFYGPKIDIQIKTAMGRIITMSTLQLDFLLPRRFDMKYIDNEENQVVPVLVHRGLIGTYERFIAILLEQTKGVLPFWLSPKQLVIVPISEKHNEYCQDLYRYFLENDINVDFDDRNERMNKKIREAQINKAKYVAIIGDEEVENQKVSIRAYGSQETLQYTKEELLNLFRELKANHK, translated from the coding sequence ATGAGTAACATTGATAAAGAAATGAAAAAAACACAACTTAACCATACAACAAGCCATTTACTTGCCGCAGCGGTATTAAAATTGTATCCAACAGCTAAACTAGCAATTGGCCCAGCTATTGAAGACGGATTTTATTATGATTTTGAATTCGAGGAAAACGTAAGCCAAGAAGATTTGAAAAAAATCGAAAAAATGATGAAAGAATTAGCTAAACAAAATTGAGAAATGGTTCAGGTGCCTGCAAGCGAATACAGTTTTGAAAATCAACCATACAAAAAAACATTATTTGATGAATTTTCTAAAGACGGTAGAGAAATAACGTTTTATTCACTAAGACATCCAAAAACCAACGAAGTTTTATTTACTGACTTATGTGCTGGTAACCACGTAGATTCAATTAAAGAAGTAAAAAACTTTAAATTATTATCAGTAGCCGGTGCATACTGAAGAGGTGATAGTAATAATAAAATGTTGACACGTATTTACGGAACCAGTTGAGAAACCAAAGAAGAATTAGCAAACTATTTACAAATATTACAAGAAAGAAAAGAAAGAGACCATAGAAGAATTGGTAAAGACTTAAATATTTTTACAAGTAGTTTATTAGCGGGTCAAGGTTTTCCTATTTGATTAGAAGATGGAATGAAAATTCACAACGCGATTCGTGATTATGTTCTTAAATTAGATAAAATGTACGGATTTAAAGAAGTATTAACACCTCATTTTGGAGAAAAACAACTTTATGAAATTTCAGGACACTGAGCACACTACCAAGATACAATGTTTAAACCAATAGAAATGGACAATGAATTATTAGTGGGTCGTCCAATGACATGTCCACACCACATCATTTTATTCAATTCAACACGTCGTTCTTACCGTGACTTGCCAATCAGATATAGTGAACAATCAAGATTATATCGTTATGAAAAATCTGGAGCTTTATCTGGATTAGAACGTGTAAGAGGTATGGACCTAACTGAAGGGCACGTATTTGTAAGACCTGATCAAATTAAAGACGAGTTCAAACACTTATACAAAATGATTAATGAAGCTTTAAAAACATTTGATATTGAAGTGGACCACGTTTCTCTATCTTTAAGAGATCCTGAAGATAAAGAAAAATTCTTTGATAATGATCAAATGTGAAATGACGCCGAGTCATCATTAAGAGAATTATTGAACGAAATGAATATTGAATATAAAGAATTCATTGGTGAAGCTGCGTTTTACGGACCTAAAATTGATATTCAAATTAAAACAGCTATGGGTAGAATTATTACTATGTCTACATTACAACTAGATTTCTTATTACCGCGTCGTTTTGATATGAAATACATCGATAATGAAGAAAACCAAGTTGTGCCAGTATTAGTACATAGAGGATTAATAGGAACATACGAACGTTTTATAGCTATTTTATTAGAACAAACAAAAGGTGTTTTACCATTCTGATTAAGTCCTAAACAATTAGTTATTGTACCTATTAGCGAAAAACATAATGAATATTGCCAAGACTTATACAGATACTTTTTAGAAAATGATATTAACGTTGATTTTGATGACAGAAATGAAAGAATGAATAAAAAAATTCGTGAAGCTCAAATCAATAAAGCTAAATATGTTGCAATTATAGGTGATGAAGAAGTTGAAAACCAAAAAGTAAGTATACGTGCTTATGGTTCACAAGAAACACTACAGTATACAAAAGAAGAATTATTAAATCTATTTAGAGAATTGAAAGCAAATCATAAATAA
- the trpS gene encoding tryptophan--tRNA ligase gives MKRLISGIKPTGELTLGNYIGALKNFIDLQNDFDAYYFVADLHALTMGDNNAKTLKKLRKEVVALYLACGLNPDKSTIFYQSDVYEHGMIQWLLSCETSIGELNRMTQFKDKSQKALKQSNGTETIPTGLLMYPTLMAGDILLYNADFVPVGEDQIQHIELTRTIARRMNNKYKSRLCVPEAYTPKTGSRIKDLQDPTKKMSKSDLTSKGTIYLLEDPESAYKKIIKAVTDSENKVYASDLKPGVTNLLNIYASLNNLSLEEAEKFFENKNYKEFKEAVALSVKNLLIDIQNKFNTALEQVEETTMKGADKARRIAQPVLNELMQKMGFN, from the coding sequence ATGAAAAGACTAATAAGTGGAATAAAACCAACAGGTGAATTAACATTGGGTAATTACATTGGAGCCTTAAAAAATTTTATTGATTTACAAAATGACTTTGATGCTTATTATTTTGTGGCTGATTTACACGCTTTGACTATGGGTGATAATAATGCTAAAACGTTAAAAAAACTTAGAAAAGAAGTTGTCGCATTATATTTGGCATGTGGTTTAAACCCTGATAAAAGCACGATATTTTATCAATCAGACGTTTATGAACATGGAATGATTCAATGATTATTATCTTGTGAAACATCTATTGGTGAATTAAACCGTATGACACAATTTAAAGATAAAAGTCAAAAAGCATTAAAACAAAGTAATGGTACTGAAACAATCCCTACTGGATTATTGATGTACCCAACACTAATGGCTGGAGATATATTACTGTACAATGCAGATTTCGTACCAGTGGGTGAGGATCAAATTCAGCATATTGAATTAACTAGAACCATTGCAAGAAGAATGAATAATAAATACAAATCAAGATTATGTGTGCCCGAGGCATACACGCCTAAAACCGGTTCGAGAATCAAGGATTTACAAGATCCTACAAAGAAAATGTCGAAAAGTGATTTAACGTCAAAAGGAACAATTTATCTTTTAGAAGATCCTGAATCAGCGTACAAAAAAATAATCAAAGCAGTGACTGATAGTGAAAATAAAGTTTATGCATCTGACTTAAAACCTGGCGTAACAAACTTATTAAATATTTATGCGTCATTAAACAATTTAAGCTTAGAAGAAGCTGAAAAATTCTTTGAAAATAAAAATTACAAAGAATTTAAAGAAGCGGTTGCGTTGAGTGTAAAAAACCTTCTTATAGATATACAAAATAAATTCAACACAGCTTTAGAGCAAGTCGAAGAAACAACAATGAAAGGAGCGGATAAAGCCCGCCGTATTGCACAACCAGTTTTAAATGAATTGATGCAAAAAATGGGTTTTAATTAA
- a CDS encoding PTS glucose transporter subunit IIB, producing the protein MTGKNKFKYYFLLISTFGLIKLRWKKYRQTEVKNKLTVKEQIDFDINELIQFLGGKDNITNTIATYSKIKISFKDKSLIQSKKIQTLNGVSGMVLQSQSITLVVGNNAKYIEQLLKEA; encoded by the coding sequence GTGACTGGTAAAAACAAATTTAAATACTATTTTTTATTGATTTCTACATTTGGTTTAATCAAATTAAGATGAAAAAAATATAGACAAACAGAAGTGAAAAATAAACTAACCGTTAAAGAACAAATAGACTTTGACATTAATGAACTTATACAATTTTTAGGTGGTAAGGATAACATTACAAACACTATCGCTACATATTCAAAAATTAAAATATCATTCAAGGATAAATCACTAATTCAAAGTAAAAAAATACAAACATTGAATGGTGTAAGTGGCATGGTATTACAATCACAATCTATAACACTTGTTGTCGGTAACAACGCAAAATATATTGAACAACTATTGAAAGAAGCTTAA
- a CDS encoding DEAD/DEAH box helicase translates to MNKQNDYQFLLTNLLDIENNDSTLSCSVDNEKFFDILKIAGEETFNMMCSQPNFNVKFGEYGHKNLITKLKQIETVEEIENLYKEFSFELSQNKLSMLKKDFEKGKKDLCSELESKFQRSITKWKKIAKRAYDVNIESNIWPLHLGFFFIAVETEKKTVFAPLFFKEIHIEIRNSLIYLKSEGDIKVNTKLVTFLRQSGFDLDTSSFDFSDKSINQVYDYFKNSWSETYDIPDTFKDRIPFKREISIRESLSFHKGLILGFFNVSSGYLWNQMKKIIENNEVEDILLSNFDKVSYKRRVEDVIYNQAMRLFKIQKTNYSQDFATISALYQDTVIWGPPGTGKSQTITNLITNILARGYTALVVSQKRAALEVIRNRLKDLSIFAIFLLNDRNWKLEKFYEPLREFIQKVENFESTNNEDSIEVMPTNAKRFISMAQSVKNIVDYSNVIDAYSTLCNATLDEQTLTDLKSLDSFLKYQLLPNLNDYKSIANHLYTVNKGKKPNLLIQSTNTYPKSIKESAMIIAKNQNLLKVDIDNALKYIHTVDVESLEQVDRFFKYQLENKTVEVNNPRTLAKMLIYATTRKMRQFTQEEQREYVQFTQSIRSGKMKPYKFFHKHKSMIKKLFPIIVTTPDTDLSMWEKGEFNYAILDESSQIFLEKGLPILYLAQRKILAGDDQQMQPTKWFSASYAVEEDEDFVNIESLLDYALARGIYKILLDKNYRSRKAALMTFSSKNFYNSKLDVIDDYTADNNELAIDVIQANGTWDNSMNVEEADIAIQTVLDNFDKYEKIILLVFNAKQQDYILNRIYANHPNLEEALGTEKLSLKNIENIQGDEADLVIISVVYDKNTSLVGTYVARRGGQNALNVAISRAKDKMIVIKSLNSDDIKINESSSEDMVLLREWLRFLDLTEEEKKNYLTNKQNNDWTQTITIDVSNALVEEVKEKLEQSLIKDNPELRIETNYVIGTKKLNIAIINNTYNQILLGIMIDDYSYAGDEMQYVYFTDSFKFLESKNYPLLIIKELEWKVKQNELLRFIKESIDNANEIIKLNNITNDLPNEVLKNDDSIEYNDNLLIHTKEVNTVDSTPNYTITNIDKISNTTLVSVPEIQDDIDYEKEVFTTQEIEDKDIFKNAANTTSEINGLPELQNNIDTNEHLLHTRTIELIVDNAEEQWEFDESSQDIIFNTQTKEIPNTIPVTSSTVDETLAYNDDIFDTTQTVEIISNNSSEFIPTDEAIQNDHIEEENIKLFNNMTMELKTPEELKLPIQPIDTPEEETTVNEESGINLFEIK, encoded by the coding sequence ATGAATAAACAAAATGATTATCAATTTTTATTAACCAATTTATTAGATATTGAAAACAACGACAGTACTTTAAGTTGTTCAGTAGACAATGAAAAATTTTTCGATATTTTAAAAATAGCTGGTGAAGAAACATTTAACATGATGTGCTCACAACCGAATTTCAATGTTAAATTCGGAGAATATGGACACAAAAACTTAATTACAAAATTAAAGCAAATTGAAACCGTAGAAGAAATTGAAAACTTATATAAAGAATTTTCTTTTGAATTAAGTCAAAACAAATTATCAATGCTTAAAAAGGACTTTGAAAAAGGTAAAAAGGACTTATGTTCAGAACTAGAAAGTAAATTTCAACGTTCAATAACAAAATGAAAAAAAATCGCTAAAAGAGCGTACGACGTTAATATAGAAAGTAACATTTGACCTCTTCACTTGGGATTTTTCTTTATTGCTGTTGAAACAGAAAAGAAAACAGTTTTTGCACCTCTTTTCTTTAAAGAAATTCATATAGAAATCAGAAACTCTTTAATTTATTTAAAATCTGAAGGCGATATTAAAGTTAACACTAAATTAGTTACTTTCTTAAGACAAAGTGGATTTGATTTAGATACATCGAGTTTTGACTTTAGTGATAAATCAATCAATCAAGTTTACGACTATTTCAAAAACTCATGATCTGAAACATATGATATTCCAGACACCTTTAAAGACAGAATACCGTTTAAAAGAGAAATTAGTATTCGTGAGAGTTTAAGTTTCCACAAAGGTCTTATTCTTGGGTTCTTCAATGTTTCGTCTGGATATTTATGAAACCAAATGAAAAAAATTATAGAAAACAATGAAGTTGAAGATATATTATTGTCAAATTTTGATAAAGTGTCTTACAAACGTCGTGTGGAAGATGTTATATATAATCAAGCGATGCGTTTATTTAAAATCCAAAAAACAAACTATTCACAAGATTTTGCAACCATTTCAGCTTTATACCAAGACACAGTTATTTGAGGTCCTCCAGGTACAGGTAAATCGCAAACTATTACTAACTTGATTACCAATATACTAGCTCGTGGTTACACAGCTTTAGTTGTATCTCAAAAAAGAGCAGCTCTTGAAGTTATTAGAAATAGATTAAAAGATTTATCAATTTTTGCCATCTTTTTACTAAATGACCGTAACTGAAAATTAGAAAAATTCTATGAACCATTAAGAGAATTTATTCAAAAAGTAGAAAACTTTGAAAGCACCAATAATGAAGACAGTATTGAAGTTATGCCAACTAATGCTAAACGCTTCATAAGCATGGCACAAAGCGTTAAAAACATTGTTGATTATTCAAATGTTATTGATGCATATTCAACACTTTGCAATGCAACTTTAGATGAACAAACGTTAACAGATTTAAAATCATTAGATTCATTTCTTAAATACCAATTATTGCCTAATCTAAATGATTACAAATCAATTGCAAATCATTTATACACAGTTAATAAAGGTAAAAAACCTAACTTACTAATTCAATCTACAAATACATATCCAAAATCAATTAAAGAATCAGCAATGATTATTGCTAAAAACCAAAACTTGCTTAAAGTTGATATTGACAACGCCTTAAAATACATTCACACAGTTGATGTAGAATCACTAGAACAAGTTGACAGATTCTTTAAATATCAATTAGAAAACAAAACTGTTGAAGTAAATAACCCAAGAACATTGGCTAAAATGTTGATTTATGCAACTACACGTAAAATGCGTCAATTTACTCAAGAAGAACAACGTGAATATGTGCAATTTACTCAGTCAATTCGTTCAGGTAAAATGAAACCATACAAATTCTTCCATAAACACAAATCAATGATTAAAAAATTATTCCCAATCATTGTAACAACGCCAGACACTGATTTATCAATGTGAGAAAAAGGTGAATTTAATTATGCAATACTGGATGAATCTAGCCAAATTTTCTTAGAAAAAGGTTTACCAATTCTTTATTTAGCACAACGTAAAATACTAGCTGGTGACGATCAACAAATGCAACCAACTAAATGATTCAGCGCCTCTTACGCGGTCGAAGAAGATGAAGACTTTGTCAACATTGAAAGTTTATTAGATTATGCTTTAGCAAGAGGAATTTACAAAATTCTTTTAGATAAAAACTATCGTTCAAGAAAAGCAGCTTTAATGACATTTAGTAGTAAAAACTTCTATAACTCAAAACTAGATGTTATTGATGATTACACCGCCGATAATAATGAATTAGCTATTGATGTCATTCAAGCAAATGGTACTTGAGATAACTCGATGAATGTTGAAGAAGCAGATATAGCTATTCAAACTGTATTAGATAATTTTGATAAATATGAAAAAATAATTTTATTAGTATTTAACGCTAAACAACAAGACTACATTTTAAATAGAATCTACGCAAATCACCCAAATCTTGAAGAAGCTTTAGGCACTGAAAAACTAAGTTTAAAAAATATAGAAAACATTCAAGGTGATGAAGCAGACTTAGTAATTATTAGTGTTGTATATGATAAAAATACAAGTCTTGTGGGTACATATGTAGCGCGTCGTGGAGGACAAAACGCACTAAACGTTGCCATTTCACGTGCTAAAGATAAAATGATTGTTATTAAATCATTGAACTCAGATGATATTAAAATTAATGAATCATCATCTGAAGACATGGTTTTATTACGTGAATGATTAAGATTCTTAGATCTTACAGAAGAAGAAAAGAAAAATTATTTAACAAACAAACAAAACAATGATTGAACCCAAACAATAACAATTGATGTTTCAAACGCTCTTGTCGAAGAAGTGAAAGAGAAATTAGAACAATCTTTAATTAAAGATAATCCAGAACTTAGAATTGAAACCAATTATGTTATAGGGACTAAAAAATTAAATATCGCCATTATTAACAATACATACAACCAAATTCTTTTAGGTATTATGATTGATGATTATTCATACGCTGGTGATGAAATGCAATATGTATACTTTACCGACTCGTTTAAATTCTTAGAATCAAAAAATTATCCATTATTAATAATCAAAGAATTAGAATGAAAAGTAAAACAAAATGAATTGTTAAGATTTATTAAAGAAAGTATTGATAATGCAAACGAAATAATCAAGTTGAACAACATTACAAATGACCTACCCAATGAAGTGTTAAAAAATGATGATTCAATTGAATACAATGATAATTTACTAATTCACACAAAAGAAGTAAATACTGTGGATTCAACACCGAACTACACAATAACTAATATTGATAAAATCAGCAATACAACACTTGTGTCGGTGCCAGAAATCCAAGATGATATTGACTACGAAAAAGAAGTTTTTACAACTCAAGAAATTGAAGATAAAGACATATTCAAAAACGCTGCAAACACAACAAGTGAAATTAATGGGTTACCTGAATTACAAAACAATATTGATACTAATGAACACTTATTACACACAAGAACAATAGAATTAATTGTTGACAACGCGGAAGAGCAATGAGAATTTGATGAATCATCTCAAGACATAATTTTCAATACTCAAACCAAAGAAATTCCAAACACAATTCCAGTAACATCAAGTACAGTTGATGAAACATTGGCGTATAACGATGATATATTCGACACAACTCAAACTGTTGAGATCATTAGTAATAATTCATCAGAGTTTATACCTACTGATGAGGCCATTCAAAACGATCACATTGAAGAAGAAAATATAAAACTATTTAATAATATGACCATGGAATTAAAAACTCCAGAAGAATTAAAATTACCTATTCAACCAATCGATACACCAGAAGAAGAAACTACTGTAAATGAAGAATCAGGTATTAATTTATTCGAAATTAAGTAA